From Bradyrhizobium sp. 4:
GTGCAGCTCCGGTAGGTCTGCTGAAAACCGTTATAGCCGCGGTTGAAGCCGGCGATCATGCGGGTGCGGCGTTCACCGGCGGGGGTTTCGGCATCGATCAGCGCCTGCATCTCGCTGCGCCATTTGTTGCCCTCGTTGGACCCGCAGATGCCGCGCAGATAGTGCAGCCCACCGAGAATCTCCGCCAGCCGCTGCAAATCGCCGTCAAACGGCGCTGCCCCGTCCTGAGCCCTCGTGGGCACCGAGGCACAGGCGAGAATCAGGGCAAAAATGGCCAGAAATCGCGTCGACATCGGCCGAGTGTATGCCTCCTCGGGGCGGTGGACGCAAGGCGTGGCCGTCAGGGGCCGATCAGCCGGTGGGCGGACTGGATGACCTCTTCCAGCCCGCCGGTCAGCTTGAGGTCGCCAAGGCTCGCCAGGGCCTCCGGGGCGATCCAGCGGTAGTCGTCGAGCTCGTGGTTGAGAACCGGCTCCCGGGCCACCCATCGGGCAGCAAAGGACATGATCAGGTAGTGGCCCGCGCCGGCCGCGGCCGGGAGCACTTCGCGCCAGCCCGCGAGGCCAATGATGTCGATATCGAGCCCGGTCTCCTCGTCGATCTCGCGCGCCAGCGCCTGGTGCAGCGATTCGCCGAACTCGACCCGACCGCCCGGCAGCGAATAGAACCCCTTTGCCGGCGAGCGTGCGCGACGGGTCAGAAGCACCTTGCCGTCACGAAAAATCGCGGCACTGACCGCGATCTGGGGATGGGCCGGCTGGACGATCGCAGCCATGACTTCACCTGCTCGGGCCTAGTTCGCCATGATGTTGTCGACGTCGGCTTCCGCGCCGCCATTGATGATGCCGCCGCAGGCCGCGATCAGCGGCTTGACCCAGTGGGCGGCCTGCTCGGCGAGGCGAACGCGGGTCGTGTCCTTCTCGACCTCGCGCATGGCCGAGCCGACCGCCGTCAGGATCGAGGTCATGGTGTCGGTGAGGTGGTCGAACTGGGCGCGCACGTTCGGGTCGGCGTTTTCATAGGCCTCGATCGCCAGATCCCGGGCCTTGAAATTCGACGCCGTGAAATGCTCGGCATAGGACAGC
This genomic window contains:
- a CDS encoding TIGR02301 family protein, with protein sequence MSTRFLAIFALILACASVPTRAQDGAAPFDGDLQRLAEILGGLHYLRGICGSNEGNKWRSEMQALIDAETPAGERRTRMIAGFNRGYNGFQQTYRSCTPAATVAIRRYIEEGAKISRDLTARYAN
- a CDS encoding NUDIX domain-containing protein, yielding MAAIVQPAHPQIAVSAAIFRDGKVLLTRRARSPAKGFYSLPGGRVEFGESLHQALAREIDEETGLDIDIIGLAGWREVLPAAAGAGHYLIMSFAARWVAREPVLNHELDDYRWIAPEALASLGDLKLTGGLEEVIQSAHRLIGP